The nucleotide window CGTATACCTTTCAATGTCACTAGTTCATGAAATCCACTCAAACTTTAGTGAATTGGTTGGCAATAGTTTTTGTTTCCCAGTAACATGTTTAAACGTTCATTGATGTTGTAAAAAAGCTAATGTTTCTTATGTTCCATTTAAATCTTAGATAAGAACTTCTTCCCGCACACGAAGTGCAAAATGAGTGAGGAGTTggggtttcaaaacaaaattcaGTTTTCTTCAATTTGGCCAATATATGTACGTTGTACTTAAAACATCTGAAAGGCCTTCATTTGCATATGTATATTCAGGAGCCAGTAATATGCAGTGTAACTGTTGGTGTTTCGCACTTTGAACGATGTGCCCTTTCTGTCCAAGTCCAGTACTATGGTATTGGTGCTATGGGTGATTATGAAGGGGACTATCCTGAAGAAGATCCACAGATAGTTCGTCAAAAGAGGAATTCAAGGAATGAATTATGGGAGCCGGTCTTGAGATGCCAGCCATACAAAATTCCTCTGACTGAGCTTCTTTTACCTCATAAAATCTCTCCTGTTGAATATTTTCGCTTGTGGCCTAGTTTGCCTGCTATAGTGGAATGCACAGGTACATATACATACGAAGGAAGTGGTTTTAAGGCTACTGCTGCACAGCAATATGGGGAGTCTCCTTTCCTTAGTGGCTTGAAATCTCTCTCTTCCAAGCCTTTCCATAAAGTTTGCTCGCATATCATCCGGACAGTTGCTGGATTTCAGGTTGGTATTAATTTTGCAACCACTGTGTATCACTTCATGTTCAATCGAACGACATTCATCATCTTCTTGTGTAAATATTTGCCTTTGCCTTTGACCATTCTGTTATAATAAGGCATTTACTTAAGTCGGTGAGCTCTTTCTTACACAGCTGTGCTATGCTGCTAAAACATGGTATGGAGGTTTCATCGGCATGATGATCTTTGGTGCTAGTGAAGTGAGCAGAAATGTGGACCTTGGCGACGAGACTACTACCATGATATGCAAATTTGTGGTCCGAGCTTCAGATGCGTCCATCACCAAGGAGATTGGTTCGGATCTACAAGGGTGGATGGATGACTTGACAGATGGCACCGTTGAATACATGCCTGAAGATGAAGTGAAAGCAGCTGCAGCAGAGAGGCTGAGAACCTCACTGGAACGGATAGCATTGCTAAAAGCAGCACGCCCCCGCAAAAAGCCTGGcacggaagaagaagaagaggaggagaaggagaaggaagaggaggaggcgtcAGACGAGGATGAAGAAACAGAGGATAAAGAAAACGGGGAGGAAGGTGGCAAGAAGAGCAAGGGGCCTTCCACGCTGTTTAAGCTAACTCCGGAGGAGGTCGAACATCGCGCCCTTCAAGTCGCCGTTCTGCAGGAGTGGCATATGCTGTGCAAGGATAAAAGCACAAAAGTTAACTAGCTCTTGCTCATCTTCAttactctctttttttttcattccagCCTCTAATTTTGTGTGTGCGTGTGTTATTACTGTTGTATATGTAGCAATAGttgtatcattttttttctttattcttatTTCCCTCGGATTTTGGACACGTTTGATTTCAATGATCAAAAGAGACTATTGTTTCTGGTATTTTGTGATGTCAGTCCAATATTAATTTCTTCAAAGTCGAATCAGCAAAATTCGAATCTGATTACAAGATCTTGCAAAAAATTGCcatactataaattaaatagGAAATTCGTTTAATATAcgttatttattttgttttctaaatatttaatttacaaattataatattattataaaaatttataactTTAAGAAATCTGTGTAAATGTAATGCTAATTTTCCCATATTTTTATCTCCGGGAGTGTGTTAAAGACAAAGCACCACCTTTCTAAATGCCAAATGCagaataaaaaaactaaaccaTTATAAAAGAACATTAATATActtcatttttagttttattatagaaaaatttatattttaagatAATTAAATGATAGTACTATAAAAATGCCAAATGCCGATGAATATGTTTTCATTTTGTAGTTTGGTTAAAAACGTTATCTTGTTACAACAAATCCCATCTGCATGAAAAATGCGTGGGCCATGTCATACCCGCAGAACCCGACCCGATTCCGGATTAGATTTTTGCTTCCTTcgcccttctctctctctctctctctactatTGGTCAATCCAAACTCGTCACGAAATATCTTCAACTCAGCCAACTGAGCTCCGTCGGCAATTTCACCACCGCCGTTTCATAATCCCCGATTTCCACTCAGATACATGCATTAATCGATTACCGAATCCATTCTCCATGGATATACTCAAAACCTCGCGCTGCATTCCAACTCCTTTTCGCCCTCCGCCGCTGATTCCCCACTCTCGTCTCGCGAATCCACTTCCTCAGCCTCGGAATTTCaggaaatgtagaaatatgtgCGCAGCTTCGAATTCCGACACAATTCTCAAATCGACCGATAATACGAGCAAAGAGGAAGACGGTTACGGCGATTTGAAGACTTGGATGGATAAGAACGGGCTTCCGCCGTGCAAAGTTATGCTCAAGGAAAGGCCTTCTCACGATTCCAACtaccactccattcattatgtAGCTGCCAGTGAAGATCTCCAGGTCAGCGCTCTGCATTTACTCATTGCACTTATCTCAATTCTTCAATCAAATTGAATTTCTGCCTCGaattttaaaaaggaaaatgaaaattatttcGAATTGGCGCTTGATTTTTTCAATGTATCTCCTAGGTCAGCATACTAATTTGTTGGGAGATTTGTTTATAATTGCCAGGAAGGTGACGTAGCATTTTGTGTACCTAACGCATTGGTGGTGACGCTTGAGAGAGTTTTGGGAAATGAAACTGTCGGTAAGGCCTCGATTTTGTCCTGTTTGAAACTTGAGTAAAACTTGGTAGTATTTGTTTATTAAGCTTTTGAACTCCAAGTTAATGATAGGGATATACAATTTTTTTGATGTTTTGCTGTTGCTTGTTAGTTTTGGCATGAACAACTGATCTTGCATTTGGTATTTCACCAATTCTTTCTGTCAAACATTGTTCATGCCCATGCCTTCTAATGTTTTATTCCCAGAATAATAGAGGCGAGGTTGTTTTAAGTGTTTAATACTCTTATTTGCTCATCAAGCTTCTTTTTAAGTTGATTTGTTAACTAGAAGATCTTTGGAATATGCAGCTGAACTTCTTACCACGAACAAATTATCAGAGCTAGCCTGCTTGGCACTATATCTAATGTATGAGAAGAAGCAATGTAAAAAGTCTTTCTGGTATCCTTACATTAAAGAACTTGATCGCCAAAGGGGTCGAGGGCAGCTAGCTGTTGAGTCACCACTTTTATGGTCAGAGGCTGAACTGGAGTACCTAACAGGCAGTCCAACAATGGTATCTAAAACTTTGCTTCCCATTGCTTCAAGTTACTGAGACAACTGTTGGTTGTCTACCAAATGTTATCTGTGTGGAAAATTCCAGTTTGAATGTTGTAATGATTCAGGCTGAAATTTTGGGGAGGGCCGAAGGAATAAAGAGAGAATACAATGAGCTTGACACTGTCTGGTTCATGGCTGGCTCATTATTCCAGGCAAGTTTCTGTGACTAAGACACTAGTAAATATTTGTTCATACATATTTCAGTTTTACTTGAATGGAACTAGCTTTGATCGTGAATATTATTGACTTTTTCAGCAATATCCATTTGATATCCCCACAGAGGCTTTCCCTTTTGAGATTTTCAAACAAGCTTTTGTTGCCATTCAATCATGTGTGGTTCATTTGCAGGTTTGTTATGTATACTTTTAACattcttttattatatttgtgAACTTTAAAAGTAACACCACTTTCAGATGATTGTGTCATGTAGCATTAGTAGAAATTCTTCAAGTAAGGTACTAAAGTTAATTTTGTATTCCGTTTAACAAGAGAGTCAGTTTGGCGAGGAGATTTGCCTTGGTTCCCTTAGGGCCTCCGCTTTTGTCATATAAAAGCAACTGCAAAGCAATGTTGACTGCTGTTGATGGGGCTGTGCAACTTATTGTCGATCGTCCCTATAAAGCTGGGGAACCTATTGTCGTCTGGTtataactctctctctctctctcatacacACAAACAGAGAAAAGTAGTGATTGGTTTGGGATGGCTAGTTCcttgtttttaaaaattcacACATTTCAAAGGGCTTTTCATAATTTCGAGATGGTTTTCTTCATTCCAGGTGTGGGCCGCAGCCCAATTCAAAATTACTAATAAACTATGGTTTTGTAGATGATGACAATACTTATGATCGCCTGGTGGTGGAGGTAAAATTTGTGGCTGTTCTTCTATAGACGCAGTTGGTATGAACTATGAATTAATAATCACTAGATTACATTGTTTTGTACCTTAGGCTTCTCTGAATACTGAGGATCCTCAGTATCAGGATAAGAGATTGGCTGCACAAAGAAATGGGAAGTTATCAGTTCAAAGTTTTCAGGTCCAGCTCCTCCAAACTACACTTATGATATCCTTGAAGATTCTGTTTTCAACTGAAATTATACACACGTAAGCAGGTCTCGGTTGGGAAAGAAAGAGAGGCTGTGCTGGACATGCTTCCTTATCTGCGATTGGGATATGTTTATGATCGGTCAGAGATGGAATCTGTTCTATCTTCGCAAGGTCCAATATGTCCGGTAAGCTCAATTCtgtaacttttgtttctatgtaaAACCAAAGCCAAAAAAGCATATGCTCTAAGATATGTCTACTCCTTTTCATCATTTGTATCATGAATTAAAGGTTATGATTTCGCTTCAGAACTTTTTATCCTGATATGTATAGGTGAGTGCTTGTATGGAACGTGCCGTTCTGGATCAACTTGCTGGATATTTTATAAAACGACTTGATGGTTATCCTACTACACTAAGTGAAGATGAAATCTTGGTAACTACAAATTAACTTCTCTAATCAGTTATGCAGctttagtttttcttttctctgTTCTGTGCTTGCTCCAGTTGACATCTTTGAGTCAAATAGCTTGCAGATAGTAACTTGAATCCGAAACGGCGAGTAGCAACTCAACTTGTAAGGTTGGAGAAGAAAATGCTAATAGCTTGCCTACAGGCAACAGTAGATCTAATGGAACATTTACCTGATGACTCTGTATCCCCATGTCCTGCTCCTTATGCCCCAACCCTCAAatggtctctctctctctctcttgtaaATTTATAATGTATTATATACTTATTGTGTCTTTCATGTCATATTTTAACTaaattggtcattttgcagAGCCTGAGTCTCCAGTTGTTAATTTTGCTGCTCGCATCCACTTGTGATATTGTTTGAATTCGCCTGTATTGAGGAGGTTAGTGTTCTTCATATATTTGTTGACTCTTATTTGTGCAAGTAGAAGGAGAGCTACTACGTTTGATAATTTATATATGTTCtaggatttgaaatttatatagACGTGGTTGGTTTTATAATCCATGAATTTGTGAACATTAAAATTGTAAATGTTTTGCATTAAATGAAgtagtatgtttatttgaatggcACAGGAGTGAGATCAACGAGCAAGTCATTGGCATTACTGATTGAATGCGTGTAAGTGAAATGGGAATAAGGCACAAAATGCATCACATTATAAGTGGGATATTGTCGCAAACGCTAGTAATTAGTGGTGTTTTGTAATGCTTTTTTTTTGTTACTAgcatgataaaaaaaagatcAAAATTTCATCAGTTAGTAGTACAAATGAGGTTGATGTTTGGAATGCATGAGAAATATCCTGGCCTATTTTCCTGTGTGAGAAACTCAACTTAGTTCTCAACATTTGAGCAAATGAGTTTCTTTTGTTCTGGATTATATGTCTCTGTCTTTGTCTCTATACCCAGATGTGAAATATACAACACAACCATCCATCCATCCCAAAAACTACCCAACGCAGCCTTACCCGGTAAGGCTGCCCTCCCCATTGCTGACTAAATTCACACTTGTATTGCATACTAGAGTCAACTCGTTTAGAGCTCAATTTCATTCAACTCTTCCACTAGGAGGATCATCATCGGTGCTTCTTCTTCATTCCTCCCTTTATGATGATCCAAGATGGCCCTCCTTAAAGTTGGAACGAAGAACCAATTTGGATAATTGGATCATGAATAGATTGTCCAGATTTATGGTCGTCCCGATATCAGTGTTCAGTATCAGTTCAGAGGTATAATTGGAAGACAAAATATAGGTGACAGTTAATTAAAGCCGACCACTTTCTCTCCTAAAAAAATCTCTCAACTTGTAGTTCACATAACTATATTGACTTCATGTAATGATCATTCAAATTGCATATGTTCAGACTGATAAATTTGATAGTACTATTGTTATGCATTTCCGGAAAGCAATCAAAATACTTGAAAACTGATATTGATGTTAATATGATTATTCTGCTTTTCAATTATATGAATATGATATGTTAAAAACTGATATGTTTTCGAATgtaaaacatataaaaaaaacatgttcATTACATGTTTTACACTTTCAGTCCTCTTTTATtgcttatagcatcataatccaaaatcaagaTCAAATCTCCACCATtagatttcaaaatgagtggatgagattaaatcttacgaatttcaataaatagtagacaaaatatcaacaaaagggtaagatcgtcattctattatcatatcataattttcgtgtttttttatatcaacatagtgtattacaaatatcaatacagtgacatgagtatttcaacacagttttattgagattttacatgcattatgttgagattttacatgcattatatatgagatttttttgatgtatttgttgataaaaatctgcttatcaacatatatgaaaactgaaataaaaatcatcaaattccaTCATCTGAACGTCGTCGGAACCTATGCAATTGAGatttcgttagaatccttataaaattacctctaaattgatatattttttgcgaaaaaataattgaaatcgGGTGAGTTACGAAAATTTAAAGATTTAAGATAATTTTAATATGAGagaattgaccttaataccctttaattttatttaataaatttttaaatttaaaatataatctactTCGTATTATATCAACAGCTAGATCTTCTAAGGGCAttcgcagtggtgcggatgtcccggcggacatcccaaaaacacctcctgccacgtcatacggacttccaaCTGtggatgccacgtcatacggacatcccactgcacaggggcggacatccccaaggacatcccgactgacttcccacattaaaaaaatcacaaattcaccaatttaacaatttacggaattaagcAATTTACGGAAGAAAAATTCAAAACGAATacagaataaaattttcattaattaaaaaaagaaaagtacatttcaccaaaataaaaataaataaatttcaacaattaaaaactccatcaacgacgacccttccgttgccatacttcttcaattatatcgttctggagtcgaacatgggcttgtTTTTGGCACATGTCGGCGAATGCACGAACTCGTTCAACATCGTCATGGGttatccccatgcgtacattgtcagtggccacgccgtggcttggacccgtaGTCGTAGCATCATCGTTGGCCCAATCGGTCAGCGATGAGCCTTCATCTTCAACAATCATGTTgcgcatgataatacatgcgtacatgatgtcggcgatgctgtcaacataccacagccATGATGGACCCTTTACTGcagcccatcgagactggagcacaccaaatgcccgctccacatccttgcgcgctgcctcctgacgttgcgcaaagtatatcttcttttcatccgttgggcatctgatcgtcttcacaaagacgagccacatcgggtatatcccatccaccaaataatagcccatactgtgcccatgcactggtcgttgatgaggggcgacgactggaggacgttgatgtcgttgttagacccggctactccaaaatatgcatgccaaatccacagccggtagtcagctactgcttcaaggatcatcgtgggattcttggccttgaaaccagtagtgtacatccctttccagacTGCgaggcagttcttccattcctagtgcatacaatctatgctgcctaacatccccggaaacccgtgctgattctcatgcatatccagcagagcctgacaatcttcggggtaggcttccgaagatacctatccccgaatatctccctaatgccctgacaaaaatacttcaggcagtcgcgggcagtcgtctcgccgatgtggaggtactcgtcgaacatgtcgaccgcacctccgtatgccaactgcctaattgcggcagtgcacttctgaatcggcgtgtggccgggtttaccagccgcatcctcccaCACCCtaaaatacccgtatcgacgctccaaagcgctcacgatacgcagaaagagcggacgatgcatcctaaaccgtcgtCGGAAtatgttctccccaaaccgtggctccggcgcaaagtaatcctcgtacaaccgacTGTGGACAGCGAGGTGATCCCGGGGCACTATagtgcgacgatggatgggtcgaggcaccgccggcgccgaggccgcttgttcctccctctccgatgcctcccgcacacgtgcatgaatcagccgcatcatgtgttcataatgcccaccactaccactaccactaccactaccactaccactaccactaccagacATTAcagaaatataaaagaaatttagagagagagagaaacttgttaaaataagttgtgcgaatgaaatgaaatgcaacgagacgtatttatagaatttttttaaaaaaaataatgcaaaaatcGAGAATTCCGCGccgacgtccgtgggagtcaacgcaatggcggacgtccggacggacgtcgcgacggacgtcAGCGGAAAGGCGCGGACATGGGGTGTCtgtatcccctgaacagttgcacaatggcggacgtcccgcgcagACGTCGCGCACACCGGTCTGACATCCGAGCGGAAGTCCGCCATTACGGATGCTCTAATCTAATGATTAAAAATTGATCTTAATTTTATattgctaattaattagcaattgatcacgTCCCGTCACTATAAAAAAGAAGTGTCAGTTTATTATTTGTAACACTAACTCGaatattgaaataattgaataagtgatactcgtattttatttgaacacgtttttatttatttcctaggACGTGATATCGGGGcaacctttttttctttacAAATCCTAACATCACGCAAACAAACTAATAAACTTAAAATATTTACCTACAATGTTAGTGAGTTGATCCCTCTGCAGCTGCATGTTGATGTGGTGAGATTACAACACTAAGCTTTGTAGAGTACTTGTGATAACACTAATGAATAAGCTCATATATTTATATGAATTATAGATTTTCAACTAATAATACCTGATCATCGTTCCTCCTATTCTTATATGCATATACGTATCAACATCCAAATCCACGTTAGCAAGTCTCAGATTCCCAACTTATATCAGAACTCCACTAAATCATAGTACAACAAAGTCTATTTCATAAAACAATATctgaattttcattttatatcaCGCATAAGTATAACCACATATGCTAATGCACAcattattataaatagttaCATATATTATCTTAGATATTATCACATATTTGCACTAAGTGTGCTTAGTGAAAAACATGGGTACACGGACTAAGCAAATGCATCCACGTTAGGCCCGATTGAATCCTCCCATCCTACTATATACTCACATAGCATTTCTTGCC belongs to Salvia splendens isolate huo1 unplaced genomic scaffold, SspV2 ctg839, whole genome shotgun sequence and includes:
- the LOC121791515 gene encoding uncharacterized protein LOC121791515, which encodes MDILKTSRCIPTPFRPPPLIPHSRLANPLPQPRNFRKCRNMCAASNSDTILKSTDNTSKEEDGYGDLKTWMDKNGLPPCKVMLKERPSHDSNYHSIHYVAASEDLQEGDVAFCVPNALVVTLERVLGNETVAELLTTNKLSELACLALYLMYEKKQCKKSFWYPYIKELDRQRGRGQLAVESPLLWSEAELEYLTGSPTMAEILGRAEGIKREYNELDTVWFMAGSLFQQYPFDIPTEAFPFEIFKQAFVAIQSCVVHLQRVSLARRFALVPLGPPLLSYKSNCKAMLTAVDGAVQLIVDRPYKAGEPIVVWCGPQPNSKLLINYGFVDDDNTYDRLVVEASLNTEDPQYQDKRLAAQRNGKLSVQSFQVSVGKEREAVLDMLPYLRLGYVYDRSEMESVLSSQGPICPVSACMERAVLDQLAGYFIKRLDGYPTTLSEDEILLADSNLNPKRRVATQLVRLEKKMLIACLQATVDLMEHLPDDSVSPCPAPYAPTLK